The sequence CTTGCCATCAAGGCTTCGATCAAATTCAAATGCGGCAATAAATCATGGCCGAGCGGATACCATTGCTCGGCGAGCCTCTCAACGTTGGAGAAATGTTTTTGCGCGGCATCCAAGATCGCGACTTCTTTGGAAAGCGTGAGCACCGGAAAAAAAAATCTGCCCGTGCGGCGTAAGAAACTCCGGCGCGTGCGCCAAAATATTCACAATCCAGCGCGTTCCGTCTTCTCCAGCGTCGCTGTGGATATGCGGCGGGTACCACTGCGAGTGCCTGGCAATCGGCTCGGCCATGCCCGCCACGTCGTCCACGATCAGATCGAATTTCATTCCTGTCCATGGCTCAAACAGACTGCCGCAGCGGCAATCGATGGCGAGCTGAAGATTTTCCGCATTGCGCCGGGCCAATTTCACCGCCTCGGCGCTGATGTCCGACGCATAAATCGCAGCGTTCGGCAAAATCAATTTCGCCAAAACCACCGCGACGACCCCGCAGCCGCAGCCGAGATCCAGCGCCGACGTTGCGGAGGAATTGACGAATTTGCGGACGCCCGAAAGCAAAAGCGTGGTTGTGCTGGTGGGATAAAAAACCTCCGGGCTCGTCGAGACTATGATGCCTTGCGTGTCGCCAAAGCTTTTGTCTTTGTACTCGAAAGTGTCGGGCTGGCTGAGGCTCATTTCCTTCTCTCCGAATTACGATGAAAGCTTTTTCCAATCCTTCAAAACCTCCCTTGCCGCATTATGCCCCGGCGCGCCGGTGACGCCGCCGCCCGGATGCGTGCCCGCCCCGCACAAATATAAATTCTCGATCGGCGTGCGATATTGGCCATATCCGGCAACCGGCCGCATGAACAGCATTTGATCCAATCCCATTTGCCCGTGAAACTCGCCGCCTTCGGTGAGGCCGTAATCGCGTTCCCAATCCAGCGGCGTGATCACCTGGCGATGCAAAATGATGTCTTTGATATTCGGCGCGTAGGCGGCCAGCGTATTGATGATGTGATCGCCCAATTTCTCGCGGTGCACGTCCCAGTTGCCCTCGCGCAATTTGTACGGCGCGTATTGCATGGTGATCGACATGATGTGCTTGTTCGCTGGCGCGAGCGAAGCATCCAACACGCTCGGAATCACAATGTCGAGATACGGTTTTTGCGAATAGCGGCCGTACTTGGCGTCATCGTAAGCGCGTTCGAGATATTCCAAAGTCGGACAAATGATCACGTGTCCGCTCAAAGGCGCCTCTTTATCCTTGAAACGCGGCAAATCATTCAAGGCCAGGTTCACTTTCACGGTTGTGCCGCGATAACGAATATTTCGCACGCGCCGCACGAAGGTTGGGCCGAGATTGGGCGCGCCGACGAGCTCGAAAAATGTTCGACGGGGGTCTGCATTCGAGATAATCATGCGCGCGGAAATCTCTTCGCCACTTGTCAACACCACGCCGGTGGCTTTGTCGTCATTGAGCTTGATGTGCGCCACTTCCGCGCCCGTGCGAATTTCCGCGCCAAATTTGCGGGCGGCGTTGGCGAGCGCCACGGAGAGTTGGCCGGTGCCGCCTTTCACAAAACGGCTCGACCTAAAGCCGCCGTTGGCCGCGCCGAGATGATGATACAGCATCACGAACGCCGTGCCGGAGGCTTGCGGGCCTTGCATGCTGCCGGTCACTCCCGCCGAGCCGAGCACGGCTTTGAGCGCCTCGCTTTCAAACCACTCGTTGAGAAATTCCGTCACCGTCATCGACAGAAGGCGCAGAAATTCCATCATCTCGCGCTTGCCGGAACGCCTGAGCTTGAGTCCGGCGCCGGCCCAGGCCAGCAACTCCTCAAAACTATTTTGTGTTACGCTCGGCGGCGTGAGCAACATGATGCTGTTCAAAACTTCCGTGAAATTGCTCACCAGCCGCATGAACGCCGGAAATTTTTCCGCATCGGCGCGCGAGAATTTGGCGATTTCCGCGAGGTTTTTTTGCTGATCGCGCCAGAGGGTGAGGGAAGCGCCATCGGGCTGCGGCGCAAAGACCGCCGCCGGACTTTCGATGAACTCCAGCCCGTGCTTTTTCAAATTCAGCTCGTCGATGATTTCTTGACGAAACAAACCCGCGTCGTGCGCGCCGGTGTTGAATTTGAAGCCGGGAAAAACTTCTTCCGTTGCAGCGGCGCCGCCGAGAGTTTCACGCCGTTCCAATACGAGAACATGGCGTCCGGCTTTCGCCAAATACGCCGCGGTGACCAGGCCGTTGTGTCCGGCGCCGATGATGATGGCGTCGTAGGTCATAGTCATTCTTTGGTTTTATTCTTCAACGTTTCGAGGATGGTTCCCGTTTGCCAACCAATATCTTCGCAGCTCGAGCATCTGGGAGCGATTCATCTTCAAGGCTTCTATCGTCGCTCGGCCTGTCGGTGTCAAGCCCAAAATTCGCGCACCATCATCGCTCCAGGCAAAATGTTCAGGCCAATGATCATGGGTGGGGTGAAAGAGTGGCGTTTCAGCGCCAGTGGTTGGATCAACCGCCTGCGCTCTTACGGACTTATGTCGATTACAGCTCGGGCAACACAGACAAAGATTATCGATCAAGGTCTTTCCTCGCTGTAATCGTGGCACGATGTGATCGATCTCGAAAGTGACGCCCATGAGTCTTTCTTCACTGCGACAAAAGGCACACCTGCCCCGCGCTGCGGCAAACACTTCCCGACGTATGCGTGCTGGAATTCGAGTTGTACTCACTCTGCCGTTCCCTCTGCGTGCCGTGATTTCAAAAATGTATATTGAGCTTTGGCTTTAAGGAGGGCAATGCGGTCGCTTTCCTCCAAAAGCTCATCCAATTCTTTGGCCTCTTTCTCGCTTAAAGTCTTCGTTCTGTTTTTTCGCAAAAGTGAATGCAAGCGTCGCTGGCGGCTTGGCGCCAATATCGCATTGGCCAAAGCTTCCAATTCACCGATGCTCATGCCGGTTAAAATTTCCAACGCTGGCGTTTTTGCGCTTTGGCGTTTGAGTTGAATTAAAGAGCCTCCTATTTCACTCAACAAGGTTGTAATCAGCTCGGTTTGGCCGTGAGGCGGCAACTTGCGGGCTTCCCGCAGAACGTTCTCAAAACTGGCCGTGGTCATCTTTTTGACTCCACTATGGCTTGGGTACTGTTTTGATATTATAGTAAAGACTTCTCAAAAAATCAACGGTGAAAAACAATATTTTCTTATTTCAAAAAATTTTTCGAGGCGCTCGCTAA is a genomic window of candidate division KSB1 bacterium containing:
- a CDS encoding NAD(P)/FAD-dependent oxidoreductase — encoded protein: MTMTYDAIIIGAGHNGLVTAAYLAKAGRHVLVLERRETLGGAAATEEVFPGFKFNTGAHDAGLFRQEIIDELNLKKHGLEFIESPAAVFAPQPDGASLTLWRDQQKNLAEIAKFSRADAEKFPAFMRLVSNFTEVLNSIMLLTPPSVTQNSFEELLAWAGAGLKLRRSGKREMMEFLRLLSMTVTEFLNEWFESEALKAVLGSAGVTGSMQGPQASGTAFVMLYHHLGAANGGFRSSRFVKGGTGQLSVALANAARKFGAEIRTGAEVAHIKLNDDKATGVVLTSGEEISARMIISNADPRRTFFELVGAPNLGPTFVRRVRNIRYRGTTVKVNLALNDLPRFKDKEAPLSGHVIICPTLEYLERAYDDAKYGRYSQKPYLDIVIPSVLDASLAPANKHIMSITMQYAPYKLREGNWDVHREKLGDHIINTLAAYAPNIKDIILHRQVITPLDWERDYGLTEGGEFHGQMGLDQMLFMRPVAGYGQYRTPIENLYLCGAGTHPGGGVTGAPGHNAAREVLKDWKKLSS
- a CDS encoding HNH endonuclease, with translation MFAAARGRCAFCRSEERLMGVTFEIDHIVPRLQRGKTLIDNLCLCCPSCNRHKSVRAQAVDPTTGAETPLFHPTHDHWPEHFAWSDDGARILGLTPTGRATIEALKMNRSQMLELRRYWLANGNHPRNVEE
- a CDS encoding methyltransferase, encoding MSLSQPDTFEYKDKSFGDTQGIIVSTSPEVFYPTSTTTLLLSGVRKFVNSSATSALDLGCGCGVVAVVLAKLILPNAAIYASDISAEAVKLARRNAENLQLAIDCRCGSLFEPWTGMKFDLIVDDVAGMAEPIARHSQWYPPHIHSDAGEDGTRWIVNILAHAPEFLTPHGQIFFSGAHAFQRSRDLGCRAKTFLQR